The sequence below is a genomic window from Bacteroidia bacterium.
TGCGGCTTCGATCCTGCTATGGCTAACAAAGAAGACGCAGATCCTGATAAAAAGTACGGTAACTTGAAAGAAACCGAAAAAGTTATCAACTACCTTAAAGGTCCTGGGGATAGTAAAAGTGGTGAGGGATACAAGTTGCAGCAAAAACTCAATGACTACGTAAAGTTTTTGAATAGTATCAAGGTAAAAGACATACGTGCTACAGCAGATAAAAAAGATATAGAACTAGTTGAAGTACCCCTTTACTCGCTTATTCCTAAAAAAGATGAGCGCTTTGACAAAAAAACAGGAATGGCTTACCCTATGGCAGAAACACCTGAAGAAAAACTTAATTCAGGCCGCATGTCAAGGTCCGAGTTCAATGCACTTCAAAAATCTGCGCAAAAAGACTGGGTAGACTGGAACTTTGAAGGTAGCCCCTTAGCAACCACTGTAGCTGAGCTAACTCGTATCGCAAATGATGTATGGCAACTTGAAGCAGATTTTGTATCCCCACTCGCTGGTGAAACTACTGTTGAAGTAAAAGTTGTAGGCTTTGATGTAAAAGTAGTACCTAATGCCAAAGTTCTTGTGCCTGGTATGAAATATGAAGCAGATATCGTGCTTGTTCCTCAAACCTCTGCTAACTTTAACCCTACTTTCAAAGTAGGTGGCTCCGTACTAAAAGTTGAAAAAGGAGCAGGAAAATACTCCACTATCGTACAAGGGAACTTTGGACCTAACGAAAGAGAACGCAAAGGTAGTATCAGTGGTACAGTAGAATATATCGACCCAAAAGGATTGCCAACCTCTCTTACATTCAAAGACGAGTACACTATTGTAAAACCTACAATCTCTGTTAGATCTCAATCGGTAAATAACCTTTACAAAAACTGCTGCAATGAAGTAATTATTGAAGTACCTGCCCTACGTGAGTACTACTCTCCTATATTTAGCTCACCTAACTCAAAACTTATTCAAAGTCCTACACCTGTAGGTGCAGTAACGATTATTCCTAGTGGAAATAAAGCCACTGTAAACGTAAAATCCAATACTCCCGCAGGAGTAATTAACATTGGTGATCAAGAATGGGGAGTTATTTCTCCACCTAAGCCTACTATCAAATGGCTTTTGTTTGGTAAAGAGATAGCACCCGGTACTGCCCTTGATAAGCAGCAGCTCAACCAAGTTGAACTACTCATTGAAGCAGACAAAAGCTTCGCTCAATTCTTACCCAAAGACGCTCGTTATGCTTGTAGCAAAGTAAAAATCTCTACTAAGCAAGGTATCGGTGCATGGACAGACAAAGGAAGCTCTGCGGTAGCTTCAACACCTGCTCCTCTTTCAAGAGGAAAAGTAGGACTATATAACGCAGCAAGTAACCTACCCGCAGGTTCTCAAATTAGCCTTGAAATACAGGACCTATACAGACAAGGATGTCAAACTCGCGAGAATATAGAACTTTCCCTTGCCGAAAAAACCATTATTTTGACTACAAAATAAAACTACCTTCATTCCTGCTCCGCATATTGCGGAGCAGGGACATTCATAAAAAAATATTTTTTCAAAAACTTGCAATTTTATACAACTTTATTTACTTTTGTATTAAAGATTACATTTGAACAAAGTCTCCTCAACATAAAACTTGAATGATATGAGAATGAAAAAAGTAGTAGTATTAGCGGTAGTTTTGGTAAGTGCACTTTCCGTATTTGCACAAGACCAAGATGGAGGAAGACCTCAAATTCCTTACGTGTTCCCCCAAGTACCCCGAGTAGATGACCACTTTATCCGCCATAGAATAGTTACCCGTATTACCTTTGGTGAAAAAATAAATAAGCCAATGGTAAAACCCTACGAGCTAACCGCAGCTAACAAAGGTGGATGGAATAGACCTCTCTATGACAATAAAGGTAGAGCAAACATGCTCAAAGTTATTGAAGACGCGATTATCAGTAAAAGTGTAACAGCTTACCTTGACCCAGACTTGAAAAGACCCATTAGCAGTTATCAAGAAATACAAGATATCTTAGTACGCATGGGGGGGATTACTTTTGCAAAAGTAGGGGAATTGGGTTACATGGAGATTATTGAAGATAGAATCTTTGACAAAAATAAATCTAAACTCTTTCATGACTTACTTGTACTATGTATTTACGTAGTATCTATTGATGACCCAACTGCGAAACCCGAACTTTTGTGCGCATTCCGCTATGATGAACTTGCGCCTATCTTGCATGAAACTGTTTGGAAAAACCCTCGTAATGACGCTCAATTTAGAACTACAAAAGAAATTCTCGAAATGCGTATGTTCGGCGGTACTATTGTCAATGTAGCCGATATTTCTCCAAAAGACTTAGTAGAAGCTGAACAAGTTAAACAAGATTTGATTGTAGAAGAGCATCACAGCTGGTGTTACTAAAATATAGCTCAATATTCCAGGTATCCAAGAACCACAGCCATAGCTGTGGTTCTTTATTTATTATTTTTGTATGTCTTATATGGTAGAATACGTAGGAATACGCCATCACGGACCTGGAAGTGCGTACAGAACGCTCAAAACTTTGCAAAAAGTACAACCTGATTTTGTTTTAATTGAAGCACCCGAAGAGTTGAACGGTGAGCCACTTGCATGGATTAGTCAGCTCATTCCACCAGTAGGTATGCTGTTTTATGAAGAAGATACCTCTAAAAATGTAGTTTATCCGTTTGCTGAATTTTCTCCAGAATGGCAAGCTATGCAGTGGGCTTGTCAAAACAACAAAAAGATTTTATGTATAGATATGAGCATAAGTATGCAATGGCATTACTACGAAACTCAACTTCAACACAAAGAGCATAACTTTGAAGATATACTTTTGTTACAAGATAAGGACCTGCAAGAAATTGAGCTCTATCATATTCATAATTTACTTGAAAGCCAAAAAGATGATCTCAGCGCTTGGATGTATTACGCAGGGGCAAGCTCTTTTGATGAATTTTTAGACCACCATAGTGAAAGCCATACAGAGGATGTAAGCAACCTTTTTGAACAAGCAGTTACCTACATGCGCAGTGATACCCAAACTTTTGATGCCTTTCGAGAAGCAATTATGCGCATGCACATCCGAAATATAAAGAAACAACATCCTGACGCAAAAATAGTTGTAGTATGTGGCGCTTGGCATCTACCTGAACTGAAAAAAGTTGAAGATGTCCAAAATGACAAAAATTTAGAAAAGCAGGATAAAACTCTTATTCAATCCTTAGGAAAAACAAAATTCAACGCAAAAAGTCAATGGATACCCTGGACAAATGATCGCCTAACTTTGCACTCAGGCTATGGTGCAGGTGTTCAATCTCCTGTTTTGTATCAAATTTTATGGAACAACATTCAAAAGAATCAAATACAAAAAACAGCTGTTGATTTCTTTTGCCATGCAGCTCATATCCTTCGTGAAAAACAAGTAGATATTCCTCCTGCATCGGTATTAGAAGCTGCTTATTTTGCTCAAAACTTATGTCAGTTTAGAAATAGAGCTACGCCCTCTTTGCAGGACATTCAAGATGCTATGGAAAGCATTTGGTTCATGGGGGATAGTCACCCAATTAAACAGTATCAAAAAGAAATTTTCATCGGCGAAAACGTAGGAAAAGTTCCAAAAGAATATCCCGTTTCGGCACTAGAACAAGATTTCAGAAAACAATTCAATAAACTTTTTGGAAGGCAATTTAAGAATCTAGACACGCTTTCCGAACCCATAGAGATTGTTTTAGATCTTAGAGAAGACTTAGCCCAAAAAAAGCACATATTTTTATCGCAGGTCAGTTTTTTAGAACTTCCATTTGCTACCTTAGAGCATGATACCTACAACTCAACTTATAAAAGAAATTGGATTTTACAATGGAATTTAGATTCCCAAATTGCTATAAAAGAAAAAAGCTATCTCGGTAGCAGCCTTGAAAAAGCGTGCCATTACTTGTTTAGCCAAAAGGTTAAGCAGTGTTTAGATATGCGTCAGCTTTGTGATCTACTCAACTGGGCTATAGAAATGAACTTTACAAAAAGTACTTATGCACCTTTATTAGCACAAATAGATATGCTTTGTACGCAGCCCATAGACATTGAAGACTTGCTTTCTTTGATTACTAACGATGACTTAATCCTAAAATACACTAACGCTGATACATTTAAGTTATATCAACCTACAAAAAACATAGATAAAACACTCAAACTTACAGTGGAACGTGCCACAGCCCGTCTGCCCTTAAAGTGCATGCAGCTTGCTCCCGAAGCAGCTCAAGCTATTGACAAAATAATTCTCAAAACTACTCAAAATCTCTCTTTACTAAAAGATAAAAAACCTGATTGGCAACCTTACTTTGAGGAATGGAAACAAGCTTTATGGTACGTACTTCACCAACATAACACGGCACCGTTTTTACAAGGTAGCTTACTTCGTCAGTTCATAGATTGGGAAGAATTTAATGAGTTTAATCCTAATATTCCGCACTCTTTTTTGACTGAATTTCAGAAAGCGCTTTCGCAAGCAAACGAGGTTCATTTTGTAGGGCAGTGGTTGCAAGGTTTGCTGCAAGATGCACCAGGAAGACTACTTTATATCCCTCAATTATGGACTACTTTGTCTGCTTGGATAGATACTTTATCCGAAGAACATTTCAAAATACTTTTACCTATATTTAGAAAAGCTGTTAGAAATTACAGCTCAATGGAACGCAACGAAATTAAAAGTATGGCACTTGCTTGTACAAATGAAAAAACGCAGCAAAGTACTCAACAATCTACTGATGTATCACAAAACAATTCCTCTAGCGGAATGTTTGACATAATTGATTTTTGGACTAAATAGTCGTATTTCGAAGGTAGGTTGAGCTATCAAAAACGTTTTGTACCACGTAGAAATTTGCGGTATCTTACAATTATGTGTTCTATGATAGATTAAGAAATAATTTTGTTTTTTTGGCGTGCCCCTTGCTGACGCAAGGGTCGGGGCATTCCGTACGTAGCCCGTAGTACGCCGACCTTGTGAGCATGATCGCAGCGGGACGTCCACAAGGACACGCCAAAAAATATTTGCAAAAACAAAACAGATTTTATGTAATAAACCTTACTGCTGCCATTGTGGTTAGCTCGTAAAAGCTTACTGAATATTCACATTTTTTCCTGATGAAACGGATGCAATAAAGAACTTGCGTAGAGATTCTGCATCATACACGGTTTTGTATTGTGCGGGGCTGCTGGCTATTTCTTGCATTAAGGCTTGTGCGTTCGGATTAGGTTCGCCAATCGTTGCAAAAAGAGTGGTACATATAGTAATATTTGGATTTTGCTTAACCATTGCTGCAATTTCGCGAGTACTATCAGGTTTTTGACATTCGCCATCGGTCATTACTACCATTACAACACTGTGCGGAACATCACCTTCTTTGACATTAGACAAAAACTGTTGTGCTATTTGATAGCCTTGTAAAATACCTGCACCGATATCTGTACCTCCGCCGTGTCCATTCATGGGATTGTAGTCTGCATTATCATCTATCTCTTCAACGGGTGTTACAGGCGTGCGTATTTGAGCTTGATGATCGTAGGTAACTACTGCGATAGAAAAGTTCTTTTTGTTTTTACTCACTTGTAAGCGTGTAAGCAGCTCTCTCACAGCCATATTGACCGCATCGGCTTTGGATATTTTTCCTGTGGTCTGTGCTGCCATTGAACCGCTACCGTCCAATATCAATATCCCTAGTTGATGAAAAGTTCGTGGTACAGTAATTTCTCCGAGATTGAAGTCCATAGTTTTAGTTTGTCTAAAAAACACTATTTGGTCTAATTACGTTTCTTTTAGCAAAGTAATGAAATTCTATTCAAATTCTGCAAAATAGAAGTGGACTTTTTTGATAAAATAAATTTCATTTTTTGGGCGTGCCCCTTGCTGCGCAAGGGTCGGGGCATTCCGCACTGCGCTTCGCTTCGGTACTTCGCTGCGCTTCGTACTGCCTAACGGCATGCTCCATGCCCCTCACGCAGACAACATGAGCAATTATATCTTTACCTTGTTTGAGCTTGAAGTACAAGTGCTTACAAGCTAAAACTTTGCATAAGAAAGAGAAAAACGTTTGTTTCAGAGATCTATTGCGTGAGGCATGCGGAGGGCGTGCGTCAGCACGGTGCGAAGCGAAGCGCAGCACCGAAGCGAAAGCGTAGCCCGTAGCACGCCGACCTTGTGGGCGAAAGCCCACAAGGGCACGCCCAAAAAAATAAAATAACTAAAATACAGTACATTTGTTGTCAAGAAGTTGCTGTAATCTAACTCTGTTATGCCGTGTTAATAAAAGATTAAATTTTTTACGCAAAAATCAAAATTATGAACCAACTCGTACCTTTGTGGATAAAAAATCTCAACTTGGTATGAAAAGTTGCATTTTGTACCTTGTTTTCTCTTTTTGTTTAGTAGCACAGTTTTTTGCTCAAAACGGCAAAATCACGGGCAAAGTAATAGACAAAGAAACCAATGAAGCCATTCCAATGGTCAATATTTTGGTAAAAAACACGCCCATCGTTGTCCAAACCGATATAGAGGGCAAATACGAAATTGATATCAAGCCAGGTGAATACACAATAGAAGTAAAGTTTATTGGCTATGCAGATGTGTTAATTACAGGCATCAAAGTAAAGAAAGGCGAAGTAACTGTACAAAATATTGTACTCAATCCTAATGCTTACCAACTGGATGTGGTGGAAGTTATAGGTGAAAAACCTTTGGTAGATACCGAACGCTCTGCATCTACGATTACGATTGACGAAGATTTGATTAGAAACGGTACAGATAGAAAATTAGAAAATATACTTGCTACTCAAACAGGGGTTATAATGTCCAACGTAGGCGTACATATACGCGGGGGACGCACAAATGAAACAGGCTATTACGTAGATGGCGTAAATGCTCAAGATCCATTAGCAGGCACTGGTTTTGGGCTAGACTTAGGCGGAAATGCTATCTCTTCAATTGACGTCAATACTTCTGGTGCAAGCGCTGAATTTGGCGATGCTACGGCAGGCACAGTGAATGTAAAAACTAAATCAGGCGGAGATAAATTCGAACTCTTTGCAGCACATAAAAGAGATAATTTTTGGAACTCTGCTTACAAAGACTGGCAAAGTGTATTTAATCAATCTGTGTATGAATTGAGCTTTGGCGGTCCCGATTTGATTACCGAAAAACTTCTTCCCAAATGGAACATTAAATTTCCCCATAAAATACGTTACCAAATTTCAACAAAAGCTACTTTCAGCGACGAATATTTCAAGAATCCCGCTAAGCAAATTTACTCTTCCACTTTGAACAAAAATACCTTTTGGACACCCTACAACAACAATCGTTGGAACGCCCTGGCTAAGCTCAACTACGATATCAATCCTCGGCAGCGATTGGCTTTTACTTATATGCGCTCTATCAATGTCAATCAAGATAGAAATATGCTGCGCATAGTTACCAACTCCGATGTGGGCTTTGCGCCTGGGTATCAATTCCCTTTTCAACTACAAATGGATAATGCAAATGTATATACTCACCAATCTAGCTTGATTGCAGCCAACTGGAACCACACCGTAGGTAATAGAGTAAATTATACTTTGACAGTGTCTCGTTTGTTTGTAGATTTAAGAGCTGACGCAAACGGCAGAGATTGGCGACCTAAAACCGTTAACGAAGAGCTAGATCCGAATAGTATTGTTACATTTCCTGTTTTATACTACAATCCTGGCAGTGATACGGCTTTTGTCAATCCTGCGCCAGGGTTAATCAATAATGGAGGAATTGCTACCTTGTGGCACGACCACTATGCCGAAGAGTATGCTACCAAAGGCATTTTGACCATTTATTCTAAAAACAGCTTTAATAAATTTCAAGCAGGATTTGAAAACAAAATGATTGAATATCAATGGATAGATATTATTCGTCCATGGATAGGCGCCCCGATTGATTTAGGAAATGGACAGTATTCGCAGTCTTTTCGTTTAGGCGATGCTTCGGATGTGTGGAAAGTACGCCCTGCTAAAGGTTCTCTATTTGTCAATGACCAAATTAAATACAAAGGTTTAATTGCTAACGTTGGTTTAAGATTTGAGTATTGGTGGGTAGGTAAATTTGTAGATGATGCCGTAGAAAATCCGATTAGTCCTATACGAGATGAAATTCGTGAGCAATACAGAAAAGAAACGACCAAAGTTTTTGGGGCAAGAGCAAAAGCCCGCTTACTTCCAAAATTGAGTGCATCCTTTCCTATACGCCCCAATCAAGTTCTGTACTTTAACTACGGTCATAACATGATTCAGCCCCACCCAAGCTTTATTTATGCAGGATTAAATCCAAACTATCAAGACCAATCCCCACTAGGTAAGTTAGGTAATCCTAACTTAAATCCCGAAGTTACTATTTCGTATGAGTTAGGGCTAAACACTCAAATTAC
It includes:
- a CDS encoding TonB-dependent receptor; amino-acid sequence: MYLVFSFCLVAQFFAQNGKITGKVIDKETNEAIPMVNILVKNTPIVVQTDIEGKYEIDIKPGEYTIEVKFIGYADVLITGIKVKKGEVTVQNIVLNPNAYQLDVVEVIGEKPLVDTERSASTITIDEDLIRNGTDRKLENILATQTGVIMSNVGVHIRGGRTNETGYYVDGVNAQDPLAGTGFGLDLGGNAISSIDVNTSGASAEFGDATAGTVNVKTKSGGDKFELFAAHKRDNFWNSAYKDWQSVFNQSVYELSFGGPDLITEKLLPKWNIKFPHKIRYQISTKATFSDEYFKNPAKQIYSSTLNKNTFWTPYNNNRWNALAKLNYDINPRQRLAFTYMRSINVNQDRNMLRIVTNSDVGFAPGYQFPFQLQMDNANVYTHQSSLIAANWNHTVGNRVNYTLTVSRLFVDLRADANGRDWRPKTVNEELDPNSIVTFPVLYYNPGSDTAFVNPAPGLINNGGIATLWHDHYAEEYATKGILTIYSKNSFNKFQAGFENKMIEYQWIDIIRPWIGAPIDLGNGQYSQSFRLGDASDVWKVRPAKGSLFVNDQIKYKGLIANVGLRFEYWWVGKFVDDAVENPISPIRDEIREQYRKETTKVFGARAKARLLPKLSASFPIRPNQVLYFNYGHNMIQPHPSFIYAGLNPNYQDQSPLGKLGNPNLNPEVTISYELGLNTQITSNDALMTAVFFKDRYDFVTSTSIIMKDITGREVTRTISINSDYARTRGIEVTYIKRYKKWFSGQIGGSYSLTTGQSSSSNEVLAEILQGGTRNSTKELPLAFDRPLDLKANVTFTLNNGQGLFGQKWLDKTKLYFEAVYRSGQRYTPAIQTGVDAAGRPIYEFDPDPNKRYSKIGPAWKWIDMNLQHWWDVQKTQIVLSLEITNILNFKNVADVNPVTGRAWEPGDDVLYSQRDPRFSSPIDATIGQKLPPDNPARYLQPRHFMLGIAVKY
- a CDS encoding VWA domain-containing protein, with amino-acid sequence MDFNLGEITVPRTFHQLGILILDGSGSMAAQTTGKISKADAVNMAVRELLTRLQVSKNKKNFSIAVVTYDHQAQIRTPVTPVEEIDDNADYNPMNGHGGGTDIGAGILQGYQIAQQFLSNVKEGDVPHSVVMVVMTDGECQKPDSTREIAAMVKQNPNITICTTLFATIGEPNPNAQALMQEIASSPAQYKTVYDAESLRKFFIASVSSGKNVNIQ
- a CDS encoding DUF5682 family protein, with protein sequence MVEYVGIRHHGPGSAYRTLKTLQKVQPDFVLIEAPEELNGEPLAWISQLIPPVGMLFYEEDTSKNVVYPFAEFSPEWQAMQWACQNNKKILCIDMSISMQWHYYETQLQHKEHNFEDILLLQDKDLQEIELYHIHNLLESQKDDLSAWMYYAGASSFDEFLDHHSESHTEDVSNLFEQAVTYMRSDTQTFDAFREAIMRMHIRNIKKQHPDAKIVVVCGAWHLPELKKVEDVQNDKNLEKQDKTLIQSLGKTKFNAKSQWIPWTNDRLTLHSGYGAGVQSPVLYQILWNNIQKNQIQKTAVDFFCHAAHILREKQVDIPPASVLEAAYFAQNLCQFRNRATPSLQDIQDAMESIWFMGDSHPIKQYQKEIFIGENVGKVPKEYPVSALEQDFRKQFNKLFGRQFKNLDTLSEPIEIVLDLREDLAQKKHIFLSQVSFLELPFATLEHDTYNSTYKRNWILQWNLDSQIAIKEKSYLGSSLEKACHYLFSQKVKQCLDMRQLCDLLNWAIEMNFTKSTYAPLLAQIDMLCTQPIDIEDLLSLITNDDLILKYTNADTFKLYQPTKNIDKTLKLTVERATARLPLKCMQLAPEAAQAIDKIILKTTQNLSLLKDKKPDWQPYFEEWKQALWYVLHQHNTAPFLQGSLLRQFIDWEEFNEFNPNIPHSFLTEFQKALSQANEVHFVGQWLQGLLQDAPGRLLYIPQLWTTLSAWIDTLSEEHFKILLPIFRKAVRNYSSMERNEIKSMALACTNEKTQQSTQQSTDVSQNNSSSGMFDIIDFWTK